In one Sander lucioperca isolate FBNREF2018 chromosome 7, SLUC_FBN_1.2, whole genome shotgun sequence genomic region, the following are encoded:
- the si:ch73-62b13.1 gene encoding carbohydrate sulfotransferase 1 isoform X1, with amino-acid sequence MYAAEKKHQNEISLCVSLFPWRLQREGCRARGGSRMECSWKTVLLLVCASLGVQYTAIRTLRDSLSGPCQGTYRCQTRHHRDSRWKTLCDNSWMPVESPRKHILLFATTRSGSSFTGQLLNQHPGIFYVFEPLYHVQQAFTNSSSRLRRTLDRRALLGAYRDLLLNLYTCDLHFMENYIRPEPRDHVTSSYFRRSSSHALCSPPVCSEGGDIAASDLPDETWCPKKCGALNLTLASMSCLSREHIAIKTVRVPEVGDLRTLTEDPRLDLKIIHLVRDPRAILASRMMAFSDQFRAWKIWNATGRQPRYVDLTQITSTCKDMAASAETGLQRPAWLRGRYLLVRYEDLAFNPKDKATEIYRFVGLEMEDRVRLWIAKNTNSNASSPSEWNYRYSTTRDSRATAESWRLRLGFDIVRTVQNLCNDTLALLGYKQVHSAAELRNLSHSLVEHRTFQPVTW; translated from the exons ATGTATGCAGCTgagaaaaagcatcaaaatgaaatctcattgtgtgtgtctctgtttcccTGGCGGCTTCAGCGTGAAGGATGTAGAGCCAGAGGGGGGAGCAGGATGGAGTGCTCCTGGAAGacggtgctgctgctggtgtgtgcgtctctTGGGGTCCAGTACACGGCCATCCGGACCCTGAGGGACTCTCTGTCTGGGCCCTGTCAGGGAACCTACCGCTGCCAGACCAGACACCACAGAG ACTCCAGATGGAAAACCTTGTGTGATAACAGTTGGATGCCAGTTGAGTCGCCTCGGAAGCACATCCTGCTGTTTGCCACCACGCGCAGCGGCTCCTCCTTCACCGGGCAGCTCCTCAACCAGCACCCAGGGATCTTCTATGTGTTTGAACCTCTCTACCATGTCCAGCAGGCTTTCACCAACTCCAGCAGCAGGCTGCGTCGCACCCTGGACCGACGAGCCCTGCTGGGAGCGTACAGGGACCTCCTCCTCAATCTGTACACCTGTGATCTTCACTTCATGGAGAACTACATCCGCCCGGAGCCCCGGGACCACGTCACAAGCTCCTACTTCCGCCGAAGCTCCAGCCACGCACTCTGTTCCCCTCCCGTGTGCTCGGAAGGAGGGGATATAGCGGCCTCTGATCTGCCTGATGAAACGTGGTGTCCTAAGAAGTGCGGGGCCCTAAACCTTACCCTAGCCTCCATGTCATGTCTGTCAAGGGAACACATAGCCATAAAGACTGTGCGGGTCCCTGAGGTGGGAGACCTGCGCACCTTGACAGAAGATCCACGCCTGGACCTGAAGATCATCCACCTGGTGAGAGACCCCAGAGCCAtcctcgcctcacgcatgatgGCGTTTTCAGATCAATTCCGCGCTTGGAAAATATGGAATGCGACCGGGCGGCAGCCTCGATACGTGGACCTGACGCAGATCACCAGCACCTGCAAGGACATGGCTGCCTCTGCAGAAACAGGCCTGCAAAGACCGGCATGGCTGCGGGGACGCTACCTGCTGGTGCGGTATGAGGACCTGGCGTTCAACCCGAAGGACAAGGCCACTGAGATCTACAGGTTTGTGGGGCTGGAGATGGAGGACAGGGTGCGGCTGTGGATTGCAAAGAACACCAACAGTAACGCGTCGTCTCCGTCAGAGTGGAACTACAGGTACTCCACCACCAGAGACTCCAGGGCGACAGCAGAGAGCTGGAGGCTTCGTCTGGGCTTTGACATCGTGAGGACTGTCCAGAATCTGTGCAACGACACTCTGGCTCTGCTGGGATACAAGCAGGTTCACTCTGCAGCGGAACTCAGAAACTTGTCTCACAGTTTAGTGGAGCACAGGACCTTTCAACCAGTCACATggtag
- the si:ch73-62b13.1 gene encoding carbohydrate sulfotransferase 1 isoform X2, with translation MREGCRARGGSRMECSWKTVLLLVCASLGVQYTAIRTLRDSLSGPCQGTYRCQTRHHRDSRWKTLCDNSWMPVESPRKHILLFATTRSGSSFTGQLLNQHPGIFYVFEPLYHVQQAFTNSSSRLRRTLDRRALLGAYRDLLLNLYTCDLHFMENYIRPEPRDHVTSSYFRRSSSHALCSPPVCSEGGDIAASDLPDETWCPKKCGALNLTLASMSCLSREHIAIKTVRVPEVGDLRTLTEDPRLDLKIIHLVRDPRAILASRMMAFSDQFRAWKIWNATGRQPRYVDLTQITSTCKDMAASAETGLQRPAWLRGRYLLVRYEDLAFNPKDKATEIYRFVGLEMEDRVRLWIAKNTNSNASSPSEWNYRYSTTRDSRATAESWRLRLGFDIVRTVQNLCNDTLALLGYKQVHSAAELRNLSHSLVEHRTFQPVTW, from the exons CGTGAAGGATGTAGAGCCAGAGGGGGGAGCAGGATGGAGTGCTCCTGGAAGacggtgctgctgctggtgtgtgcgtctctTGGGGTCCAGTACACGGCCATCCGGACCCTGAGGGACTCTCTGTCTGGGCCCTGTCAGGGAACCTACCGCTGCCAGACCAGACACCACAGAG ACTCCAGATGGAAAACCTTGTGTGATAACAGTTGGATGCCAGTTGAGTCGCCTCGGAAGCACATCCTGCTGTTTGCCACCACGCGCAGCGGCTCCTCCTTCACCGGGCAGCTCCTCAACCAGCACCCAGGGATCTTCTATGTGTTTGAACCTCTCTACCATGTCCAGCAGGCTTTCACCAACTCCAGCAGCAGGCTGCGTCGCACCCTGGACCGACGAGCCCTGCTGGGAGCGTACAGGGACCTCCTCCTCAATCTGTACACCTGTGATCTTCACTTCATGGAGAACTACATCCGCCCGGAGCCCCGGGACCACGTCACAAGCTCCTACTTCCGCCGAAGCTCCAGCCACGCACTCTGTTCCCCTCCCGTGTGCTCGGAAGGAGGGGATATAGCGGCCTCTGATCTGCCTGATGAAACGTGGTGTCCTAAGAAGTGCGGGGCCCTAAACCTTACCCTAGCCTCCATGTCATGTCTGTCAAGGGAACACATAGCCATAAAGACTGTGCGGGTCCCTGAGGTGGGAGACCTGCGCACCTTGACAGAAGATCCACGCCTGGACCTGAAGATCATCCACCTGGTGAGAGACCCCAGAGCCAtcctcgcctcacgcatgatgGCGTTTTCAGATCAATTCCGCGCTTGGAAAATATGGAATGCGACCGGGCGGCAGCCTCGATACGTGGACCTGACGCAGATCACCAGCACCTGCAAGGACATGGCTGCCTCTGCAGAAACAGGCCTGCAAAGACCGGCATGGCTGCGGGGACGCTACCTGCTGGTGCGGTATGAGGACCTGGCGTTCAACCCGAAGGACAAGGCCACTGAGATCTACAGGTTTGTGGGGCTGGAGATGGAGGACAGGGTGCGGCTGTGGATTGCAAAGAACACCAACAGTAACGCGTCGTCTCCGTCAGAGTGGAACTACAGGTACTCCACCACCAGAGACTCCAGGGCGACAGCAGAGAGCTGGAGGCTTCGTCTGGGCTTTGACATCGTGAGGACTGTCCAGAATCTGTGCAACGACACTCTGGCTCTGCTGGGATACAAGCAGGTTCACTCTGCAGCGGAACTCAGAAACTTGTCTCACAGTTTAGTGGAGCACAGGACCTTTCAACCAGTCACATggtag
- the si:ch73-62b13.1 gene encoding carbohydrate sulfotransferase 1 isoform X3 — protein MECSWKTVLLLVCASLGVQYTAIRTLRDSLSGPCQGTYRCQTRHHRDSRWKTLCDNSWMPVESPRKHILLFATTRSGSSFTGQLLNQHPGIFYVFEPLYHVQQAFTNSSSRLRRTLDRRALLGAYRDLLLNLYTCDLHFMENYIRPEPRDHVTSSYFRRSSSHALCSPPVCSEGGDIAASDLPDETWCPKKCGALNLTLASMSCLSREHIAIKTVRVPEVGDLRTLTEDPRLDLKIIHLVRDPRAILASRMMAFSDQFRAWKIWNATGRQPRYVDLTQITSTCKDMAASAETGLQRPAWLRGRYLLVRYEDLAFNPKDKATEIYRFVGLEMEDRVRLWIAKNTNSNASSPSEWNYRYSTTRDSRATAESWRLRLGFDIVRTVQNLCNDTLALLGYKQVHSAAELRNLSHSLVEHRTFQPVTW, from the exons ATGGAGTGCTCCTGGAAGacggtgctgctgctggtgtgtgcgtctctTGGGGTCCAGTACACGGCCATCCGGACCCTGAGGGACTCTCTGTCTGGGCCCTGTCAGGGAACCTACCGCTGCCAGACCAGACACCACAGAG ACTCCAGATGGAAAACCTTGTGTGATAACAGTTGGATGCCAGTTGAGTCGCCTCGGAAGCACATCCTGCTGTTTGCCACCACGCGCAGCGGCTCCTCCTTCACCGGGCAGCTCCTCAACCAGCACCCAGGGATCTTCTATGTGTTTGAACCTCTCTACCATGTCCAGCAGGCTTTCACCAACTCCAGCAGCAGGCTGCGTCGCACCCTGGACCGACGAGCCCTGCTGGGAGCGTACAGGGACCTCCTCCTCAATCTGTACACCTGTGATCTTCACTTCATGGAGAACTACATCCGCCCGGAGCCCCGGGACCACGTCACAAGCTCCTACTTCCGCCGAAGCTCCAGCCACGCACTCTGTTCCCCTCCCGTGTGCTCGGAAGGAGGGGATATAGCGGCCTCTGATCTGCCTGATGAAACGTGGTGTCCTAAGAAGTGCGGGGCCCTAAACCTTACCCTAGCCTCCATGTCATGTCTGTCAAGGGAACACATAGCCATAAAGACTGTGCGGGTCCCTGAGGTGGGAGACCTGCGCACCTTGACAGAAGATCCACGCCTGGACCTGAAGATCATCCACCTGGTGAGAGACCCCAGAGCCAtcctcgcctcacgcatgatgGCGTTTTCAGATCAATTCCGCGCTTGGAAAATATGGAATGCGACCGGGCGGCAGCCTCGATACGTGGACCTGACGCAGATCACCAGCACCTGCAAGGACATGGCTGCCTCTGCAGAAACAGGCCTGCAAAGACCGGCATGGCTGCGGGGACGCTACCTGCTGGTGCGGTATGAGGACCTGGCGTTCAACCCGAAGGACAAGGCCACTGAGATCTACAGGTTTGTGGGGCTGGAGATGGAGGACAGGGTGCGGCTGTGGATTGCAAAGAACACCAACAGTAACGCGTCGTCTCCGTCAGAGTGGAACTACAGGTACTCCACCACCAGAGACTCCAGGGCGACAGCAGAGAGCTGGAGGCTTCGTCTGGGCTTTGACATCGTGAGGACTGTCCAGAATCTGTGCAACGACACTCTGGCTCTGCTGGGATACAAGCAGGTTCACTCTGCAGCGGAACTCAGAAACTTGTCTCACAGTTTAGTGGAGCACAGGACCTTTCAACCAGTCACATggtag